AAGTCAGCGTGATCTAAGCTGCGTGCCCCCTTTAGTACGTCCTTAGACTAATCAAGTCTTCCATTGCAACTTCCAAGTTCCCATTCCAAATTCCAGCCCCCTTGGAAACGTTGGACTGCAATTttccaaataaaattcaataaattacgCCTGCGAATGAGAAGAGAGGTCGGAGtcagattgagaaaaataaagggATCTAGTCTGATGGTGACTAGTATACGAACGTGGGAAGAGGTTGAGTCGAGAAGAGAGGAGAGAATGAGAGAGAGTCGATTGAGAAGAAGAGTGAGAGGAGTTGATTGAGGGGAGAGGTGAGATTTGGTTAAATGGTGGTGACTGGTGAGTCTGGTAACAGTGAGAGAGGTGAGATTTGGTTAAATGGTGAGTGAGAGAGAGATTCAAGAGAAGAGATCCGGTTTGTTTAATTGGTTGGTAACTGGTGAGTTTGGTGAGTCTTATAATATAGGTAAtgaaaaagaacagaaaaaaatgtattgaaaaaaaatcgAGGAGAATTATGCAAATGCTAGAATTCAAGCTTAGTCCTGgcaattgtatatataaattatatacaataagCTTGTcatataaaacattatatttctATGTTAATAATCCATTTTTTTCCAGCCTGATCGATCGGACCTGAAAAAACTAAACTGGGGCTTTAACCTAGTCAATGTCTGGTaattaaaacattcatataagtataagaataatattatgtatatatatattttttatatataatttatatatacagatcatgtatcacaatttaatttagtattattttatttttaatttaaaatcactcaattacatgataatacattatttgtatatataaattatatataaaaaatatgtatacctatttttattGTGAGTATAATAAAGATGTTGCATGAATGTGCTATCTTGGCTGGACTGTCTATGctgtattaatttgtattaaagagGCTGTATAGTTActgtttttatttcagttttaaGAATTGAATCTTCAATCAAAGACCAGTTTTTGCATATGTAATGATTTTAAGCTACAAAAGCTCCAAATGGTTAATCAAGAAGCTAACTGTAGAgatttttttccccaaaaaacaagctatttttattatcaataaaattatatatatccacatttaatatatgttattatgtgatttagtaattttgaataaaaaataaaataataattaatcatataataatatatataaatttatatttattttttcatttaaaatgggTATTGTTTTGCCAGAAAtgagatttaaaatatatgtagaGCCTCTTTTCAAATACCCATAAGCCCAGCCCAACCCACGCATCCTCATGTCATCAATTTAagctcattttctttttcaccaaTTCGTGTTTAAActgattcaatttattatcaaactatgataaatatattttatttaaaaatttataaaaaataaaataaatcaagatatTTATGCCTATGAAAATTagatcatattaattttaaagaataataattatttatttgatttcaataaaataattaaaataaaaaaatatcttaatatcatgatacagaaaaaaataattatctaagTTATTACCTATAGAAGacatttcaatagatatgaaattttttttaatttttttaaacttatttttccttacgaacctttagaaattcatccaatctaataaaaataatcaaattacttaaaaataattaaattaccaaaaaatattttaaattttagtcaaacCTAATTCTATTGGTTTTGATCAGTTCATCTAATTTTAACCAGATTTAATctaattaatgaataaactatttttttatactaattagACTAAACTTAAAACCAATTTCTCATTTAACCAATTGAACTGATTGATACAATCTACTTTAAAAAAGAGTGTCAAATACGCAAATGTTCAAACTACTGCAAAGAATTCCACATATATGGTCCCAGAGAAGGAAATTAGCTGAATTGGCCAAAGGTCAAAGTCTTCCGACAAAATGATGTGTCTTTAATATTAATTCCACAGTGAAATTGCATAGAGACTTCGCCAAACTGTGAGGTTGTCGCTATAAACAGGAGGGAATCTGTGTATTAACAGCACAACATCGAAAAAGAAACAGACATGGGAAAATTAAGCTCTAAAAAAGTACTTACCACTCTCTTCCTTGTTCAGTTCTCGTGTGTTGTTGCTTCTACCACTTCTACTGAAGAGACAAATGCTCTCCTAAGATGGAAAGCTAGCTTTACAAACCAAACACAATCTCGGTTAACTTCTTGGACTCTGCTTTCTCCTAATGCCGCCAACTCTAAGCCACTCACAACCCCATGTTCTTGGCTTggaatttcatgcaatttagcTGGAagtgtcatcaaaataaaccttACCAGTTTCGGTTTAAATGGTACGTTGTATGAGTTTTCAGCCTCTTCTTTCCCTCATCTTAAATATGTTGATCTTGCAGTAAATTCACTCTTCGGTGTTATTCCATCTCATATTGGTAACCTATCAGAGCTCATTTATCTTGATCTATCCTTTAATTATTTCTCTGGAAAAATCCCACCTGAAATTGGTCTCCTAACAAATCTTCAAATCCTGCACCTTGATGAAAACCAACTGAATGGCACAATTCCATCTGAAATTGGTCAATGTCGATCTCTTAATGAGCTTGCCTTGTGTAGCAACAGTCTAGAAGGTCAAATTCCTACTTCTCTTGGTAATCTGAACAACCTAGTAAGGTTATATCTCTATAATAATTCGCTTTCAGGTTCTATTCCTACAGAAATGGGAAATTTAACCAATTTGATGGAACTTTACATGGATGTCAACCATCTTACGGGCCTCATTCCTtccaattttggaaattttacgAAGCTTATTGTGTTGTATGCCTTTGACAATCAACTTTCTGGTCCTATTCCTGAAGAATTAGGAAATTTGAAATGCCTCGAATGTCTAAGCCTTCAGACAAACAATCTTTCTGGTTCTATTCCAACATCATTGGGCAAGTTGACAAACCTCACCTTACTTCATCTCTATAGAAATCAGCTTTCTGGTCCCATTCCTGAAGAGCTTGGAAATTTGAAATCTCTCACAGATCTAGAGTTGAGTGTAAACCAATTAAATGGTTCACTCCCTGCTTCTTTGGGCAATTTGAGtaatttagaaatattatatcTTCGCCAAAACCAACTTTCCGGATCCATTCCTCAAGAAATGGGAAATCTCATGAAATTGTCAGTATTGCAACTAGACACAAACCAGTTTACTGGTCCTCTGCCCAACATTTGCCAAGGTGGTTCACTTACAAACTTCTCTGCAAACAACAATAATCTCGCAGGAAACATCCCCAAAAGCTTCAAAAACTGCACAAGCTTGGTAAGAGTCAATCTTGAATTCAACCAACTCACTGGAAATTTAGATGCAGAGTTTGGTATCTATCCAAAACTGAGCTTTATAGACATAAGCCATAACAAATTCTATGGTGAAATATCATCTAAATGGGGAAGTTGTCCAAATTTAACTGCCTTACTCATGGCGAGGAACAACATCACTGGAAACATACCGCGAGAGATTGGAAATGCAACTCAGCTACAATCACTTGATCTTTCTTCCAACAGTTTAGTTGGGGAGATTCCAAAGACTTTGGGAAAGTTGACTTTTCTTACAAAGGTCAACTTCAGTGACAATCAACTTTCCGGTGTCATGCCTCCAGAAATTGGGCTACTGACTAATCTTGAGTCTTTGGACTTGTCCTCAAACAAATTAAGCCAGGCAATACCGAAAGATCTAGGAAACTTGGTCAAGCTGCACTATCTGAATTTGAGCAACAACAAATTTAGCCAAGAAATTCCAGCTCAGTTCGAGAATTTATTTCACTTGTCTCAGTTagatttgagtcataattctCTCGGAGGAGAGATACCATCACAAATGAGCCATTTGGAGAGCCTGGAGCTGCTAAATCTCTCCCACAATTCTCTTACCAGTTCCATTCCGAACAGTTTTGAGGAAATGAGAGGTCTGTTGTATGTTGACGTATCCTACAATCAGTTGAAGGGCCCTATTCCTGAGAACAAAGCATTTCAAGATGCTACTATGTTACAAGGGAACAAGGGATTGTGCGGTAATGTTCAGGGATTCCCACCATGCATATCTCCTATCactttcaaacataaaaatggAAAGGTCAAAAAATTGGTGTTATcaattatattcctttttttGGGAGTTCTTTTACTTGCACTCGGGGTTTACTTAATCTTGcagaaaataaggaaaaagaaactaGTTGGACAAAGCAGTGAGGAGGATGTAGAGTTTTTCTCTGTGTTAACTGTTGATGGAAGAATTTTGTACAAACAAATCATGGATTCAACCAAAGCTTTTGATACTAGGTACTGTATTGGGAAAGGAGGATACAGTAGTGTTTATAAGGCCAAGCTGCCATCAGGTAGCATAGTAGCTGTTAAAAAACTTCACCCGTTTCCAAATGTTGAAATAACACATCAAAAGGAGTTTTTGAATGAGGTCAAGACTTTAACAGAGATACGACACCGGAACATTGTAAAGTTGCATGGCTTTTGTTCAAACCAGCAACACTCTTTTTTGATTTATGAGTACCTTGAAAGGGGTAGTTTGGCCACAATCTTGAGCAAAGAAGAAACCGctaaagaattgaattggttcaaGAGGGTGAATATCGTCAGGGATGTGGCTCATGCACTGTCTTACATGCATCATAATTGCTCTATTTCGATTGTTCATCGAGACATATCAAGCAACAACATTTTGCTTGACAAGGAATATGTGGCTCATGTTTCAGATTTTGGCACTGCTAAGTTGTTGAAGAGAGACTCATCCAATTGGACCGAACTTGCTGGCACATATGGATACATTGCACCAGGTATTATAGCTCATCTTGAATTGCGTgcctaattttaatatatgacatAATGTTTGTATAATGACGATTCAGACTGAATTTTTTATAGAGCTCGCTTATACAATGGAAGTTACAGAAAAATGCGATGTGTATAGCTTTGGAGTGATAGCAATAGAAGTGATTAAAGGAAAGCATCCAGGCGATATAATCTCTGCTCTATTGTCCCATTTAACAAGTGAGAGCATGCTGGTGAAAGATATTCTGGACCAACGACTTCCACTTCCTCCTCCTGAAGTTGAGGAACAAGTGATGACCATTATCAAGCTAGCAACTGCTTGCTTACATGTCAATCCACAATCTAGGCCATCCATGGACATGATTTCCAAGATGTTAGATCAGTTCTATAGCCCTTTACACTATTAAATCCggataaataaattgtattgtaAAAGGTTAGGAGCAAGTAGAGGAAATGTGAGGTAAAAGCAACTGCTTCCACACAGTAAGTGTTGCCTAGTTTGTaaggtatttatatatttcttcaagTAATAAATGCTTACAAATAAACATggagttatattatttatttatagcattgaattcaaatcataaagTTTGTAGAAAACACGATTTGGTAGAATTATGAATTGATTATAAAccaaatgaatattatttaggaaacattgtataatatatagtattataatgtaatctaaactgaaatcttaattttatgaaataaaaaaataataaataactaaactgaaattttaattatatgaaataaaaaaataataaataattaaactagaatcctaatcttataaaataaaaaaataataaatcaaatttgattagaatcaaatcaaataaaaatatttttaatcacaTCTCCAAGATGAATTTTCAAAGGGTAATGTTATACACAAAAACTCTTTGAAAAtggtaacaaataaaataaaattgaaacaacGTAAAGAAAACTGTTTCATGAAAATTCGTCGGATAGTGACAGTCAACGCAGCATGAGTAAATGATAAACTCATTTGTCATCTTCAAAATCGATATCCATCTCTATCAAACTCAACCAGAGAGATGGactgaagaaaaatattacattcaCTGTTTGGTTGTATTGGAAGACATGCATGGTTCCAACTTCCACCTCATTCTTCCAATGTTCAATCACATGTTGGGCCCGTAACTGGTATGGAAAAGTCATAGCAGAGCATAGCCACTTGCATAGAGTATTTTCCAGGAAAAATACCTCCGCCATAAGCAAACAAACATCTTCATGAGAATGGAACAGCAATAAGTGGCGGAGAGCAGTCATAATTTTAGGACATGGGTCCCAGTTAGAGTATAATCTttctatatcatttttatattctttgaaAGTGTCCTTTGTCATCCCTTAAGAAAATCATCTCAGAATTTATGAGGAACTAAACAACCGCATGGCATTTACCCAGATTAAAACGTAAAAAGGGTGAAACATTATACAGTAACAGTTCATATCAACAGGACAACAACAACACCCAGAAGACAACAGAACAGTACATACAAGTTGcataagcaaaataaacaaCCAGCAGCAAAAACTTCCAGTTTACGTTCTTCAAAATCATGGAGAGATCATCCGTAGGTACTAAGTTTCAAAGGTTCTCTTGAGGACCcacttcaaattttgaaggcTGTTCTACATCCAGTGCCGCAAGAAATAGTAAAACTTCTGAACAGTGAACAGGTTAGTAAGTTTGGGAGAGCAACAACACTTGCCACCACACCCGAATTTACATCACTTCTTTGACAGATTTCCAGAGAATCCGCTAAAAATATGGACTAGTTTGTAAGAAAGAGTGGGGTGGAGCAGCTTCAAGCAGTGCAGCATGAAGGGGACCCTGAAGATAGAAATTAAGGAGTAAGGTTCTATCAAAAGTTTGGA
This is a stretch of genomic DNA from Mangifera indica cultivar Alphonso chromosome 11, CATAS_Mindica_2.1, whole genome shotgun sequence. It encodes these proteins:
- the LOC123229259 gene encoding MDIS1-interacting receptor like kinase 2-like; translation: MGKLSSKKVLTTLFLVQFSCVVASTTSTEETNALLRWKASFTNQTQSRLTSWTLLSPNAANSKPLTTPCSWLGISCNLAGSVIKINLTSFGLNGTLYEFSASSFPHLKYVDLAVNSLFGVIPSHIGNLSELIYLDLSFNYFSGKIPPEIGLLTNLQILHLDENQLNGTIPSEIGQCRSLNELALCSNSLEGQIPTSLGNLNNLVRLYLYNNSLSGSIPTEMGNLTNLMELYMDVNHLTGLIPSNFGNFTKLIVLYAFDNQLSGPIPEELGNLKCLECLSLQTNNLSGSIPTSLGKLTNLTLLHLYRNQLSGPIPEELGNLKSLTDLELSVNQLNGSLPASLGNLSNLEILYLRQNQLSGSIPQEMGNLMKLSVLQLDTNQFTGPLPNICQGGSLTNFSANNNNLAGNIPKSFKNCTSLVRVNLEFNQLTGNLDAEFGIYPKLSFIDISHNKFYGEISSKWGSCPNLTALLMARNNITGNIPREIGNATQLQSLDLSSNSLVGEIPKTLGKLTFLTKVNFSDNQLSGVMPPEIGLLTNLESLDLSSNKLSQAIPKDLGNLVKLHYLNLSNNKFSQEIPAQFENLFHLSQLDLSHNSLGGEIPSQMSHLESLELLNLSHNSLTSSIPNSFEEMRGLLYVDVSYNQLKGPIPENKAFQDATMLQGNKGLCGNVQGFPPCISPITFKHKNGKVKKLVLSIIFLFLGVLLLALGVYLILQKIRKKKLVGQSSEEDVEFFSVLTVDGRILYKQIMDSTKAFDTRYCIGKGGYSSVYKAKLPSGSIVAVKKLHPFPNVEITHQKEFLNEVKTLTEIRHRNIVKLHGFCSNQQHSFLIYEYLERGSLATILSKEETAKELNWFKRVNIVRDVAHALSYMHHNCSISIVHRDISSNNILLDKEYVAHVSDFGTAKLLKRDSSNWTELAGTYGYIAPELAYTMEVTEKCDVYSFGVIAIEVIKGKHPGDIISALLSHLTSESMLVKDILDQRLPLPPPEVEEQVMTIIKLATACLHVNPQSRPSMDMISKMLDQFYSPLHY